A genomic window from Providencia alcalifaciens includes:
- the sspB gene encoding ClpXP protease specificity-enhancing factor, whose product MMEMAPMTPRRPYLLRAHYEWLLDNDMTPHLVVDVTLPMVNVPMEFARDGQIVLNVAPRAVGNFEITNEEVRFSARFGGVPRQVYVPMAAIMAVYARENGAGMMFEPEAAYDEHFDGEDNTTDEALSDNIVLVHDEATQTEEPSFPDDEPPRPPKGRPTLRVVK is encoded by the coding sequence ATGATGGAAATGGCACCAATGACACCACGTCGCCCTTATCTGCTGCGCGCCCACTATGAGTGGTTGCTGGATAACGATATGACTCCGCATTTGGTGGTTGATGTCACTCTTCCTATGGTGAATGTTCCAATGGAATTTGCCCGTGATGGGCAAATTGTTTTAAATGTTGCCCCGCGTGCCGTGGGTAACTTTGAAATTACCAACGAAGAAGTGCGGTTTAGTGCGCGATTCGGCGGTGTGCCTCGTCAAGTATATGTACCAATGGCGGCTATCATGGCGGTATATGCGCGTGAAAATGGCGCTGGTATGATGTTTGAACCTGAAGCGGCTTATGATGAGCACTTTGATGGGGAAGACAATACGACTGATGAAGCACTCTCTGACAATATCGTATTGGTTCATGATGAAGCGACTCAAACTGAAGAACCTTCATTCCCAGATGATGAACCACCAAGACCACCGAAAGGTCGCCCAACGCTACGGGTTGTGAAATAA
- the sspA gene encoding stringent starvation protein SspA, producing MAVAPNKRSVMTLFSGPTDIFSHQVRIVLAEKGVSVEIEHVEPGHMPQDLIDLNPYQSVPTLVDRDLTLYDPDIIMEYLDERFPHPPLMPVYPVARGTSRQLMHRIRRDWYSLMAKIEKGTAQEADAARRQLAEELIAVSPVLAEMPFFMSDEFSLVDCYLAPLLWRLPVLGIELKPAISKHLQMYMQRVFERDAFLASLTELEREMRLSARG from the coding sequence ATGGCTGTTGCTCCTAATAAACGTTCGGTAATGACATTGTTTTCAGGCCCAACTGATATTTTTAGCCATCAAGTGCGTATCGTGCTTGCTGAAAAAGGTGTTAGCGTTGAGATTGAACATGTCGAACCTGGTCATATGCCTCAAGACCTTATTGATCTTAACCCATATCAAAGCGTTCCAACGCTGGTGGATCGTGACCTGACTTTGTATGACCCAGATATTATCATGGAATACCTCGATGAGCGCTTTCCACATCCACCGTTAATGCCTGTTTACCCAGTGGCTCGCGGTACTAGCCGCCAACTGATGCATCGCATTCGCAGAGACTGGTACTCATTGATGGCTAAAATCGAGAAGGGTACGGCACAAGAGGCGGATGCAGCTCGTCGTCAATTAGCGGAAGAGTTGATCGCAGTTTCACCTGTGTTGGCTGAAATGCCATTCTTTATGAGTGATGAATTTAGCTTAGTTGATTGCTATTTAGCACCGTTATTATGGCGCTTGCCTGTCTTAGGGATTGAATTAAAGCCCGCAATCAGCAAACACTTACAGATGTACATGCAGCGTGTATTTGAACGCGATGCATTTTTAGCATCATTAACTGAATTAGAGCGTGAAATGCGCCTGTCAGCACGAGGCTAA
- the rpsI gene encoding 30S ribosomal protein S9 has protein sequence MAENQYYGTGRRKSSSARVFIKPGSGNITINQRTLEQYFGRETARMVVRQPLELVEMLEKLDLYITVKGGGISGQAGAIRHGITRALMAYDETLRSDLRKAGFVTRDARSVERKKVGLRKARRRPQFSKR, from the coding sequence ATGGCTGAAAATCAATACTACGGCACTGGTCGCCGCAAAAGCTCATCTGCTCGTGTCTTTATTAAGCCGGGTAGCGGTAACATCACAATCAATCAACGTACACTGGAACAATACTTTGGTCGCGAAACTGCGCGCATGGTAGTTCGTCAGCCGTTAGAACTGGTTGAAATGTTAGAAAAACTGGACCTGTACATCACTGTTAAAGGTGGTGGTATCTCTGGTCAGGCAGGCGCAATCCGTCACGGTATTACACGTGCACTGATGGCTTATGACGAGACTCTTCGTTCTGATCTGCGTAAAGCTGGTTTCGTTACCCGTGATGCGCGTTCTGTTGAACGTAAGAAAGTGGGTCTGCGTAAAGCACGTCGTCGTCCACAGTTCTCCAAACGTTAA
- the rplM gene encoding 50S ribosomal protein L13 codes for MKTFTAKPETVKRDWYVVDADGKTLGRLATEIASRLRGKHKAEYTPHVDTGDYIIVLNAEKIAVTGKKREDKIYYRHTGHIGGIKQATFEEMIARSPERVLEIAVKGMLPKGPLGRAMYRKLKVYAGNEHNHAAQQPQVLDI; via the coding sequence ATGAAAACTTTTACAGCTAAACCAGAGACCGTAAAACGCGACTGGTATGTTGTTGATGCAGATGGCAAAACTTTAGGCCGTCTTGCAACTGAAATTGCTAGCCGTCTGCGCGGTAAGCATAAAGCGGAATATACTCCGCACGTGGATACTGGTGATTACATCATCGTTCTGAATGCAGAAAAAATTGCTGTTACCGGCAAAAAACGCGAAGACAAAATCTACTATCGCCACACTGGCCATATTGGTGGAATCAAGCAAGCAACTTTCGAAGAGATGATTGCTCGTAGTCCTGAGCGTGTGCTTGAAATCGCGGTTAAAGGCATGTTGCCAAAAGGACCTCTGGGTCGTGCAATGTACCGTAAACTGAAAGTTTACGCAGGTAATGAGCACAACCACGCGGCACAACAACCGCAAGTTCTTGACATTTAA
- the zapE gene encoding cell division protein ZapE, with protein sequence MSPMTPTMRYQQALEQGNYQPDDVQKQAVERLDKIYQQLCSATTCFPNEKPNGLKQRFGRLLGKSSTKTCEPVQGLYMWGGVGRGKTWLMDMFYDSLPGERKLRLHFHRFMKKVQEDLMALQGQENPLDIIADEFKKQTDVLCFDEFFVSDITDAMILGTLLEGLFARGITLVATSNIIPDNLYRNGLQRARFLPAIEQIKKYCDVMNVDAGIDYRLRTLTQAHLFLSPINEQNRHHLDEVFVKLAGKEGMQNPVLEVNHRKMQAIRSAEGVLAISFKVLCEEPRSQNDYIYLSNCYHTVLLYDVPVLGLKDENPARRFLALIDEFYERKVKLMINAQVPMDSLYQGQLLAFEYQRCLSRLQEMQSEEYLKIPHLS encoded by the coding sequence ATGTCACCGATGACCCCTACCATGCGTTACCAACAAGCTCTTGAGCAAGGCAATTACCAGCCGGATGACGTACAAAAACAAGCCGTAGAGCGATTAGATAAGATTTATCAGCAACTTTGCAGCGCTACGACTTGCTTCCCAAATGAAAAACCAAACGGTCTAAAACAGCGCTTTGGGCGCTTGTTAGGGAAGTCATCCACAAAAACCTGCGAGCCAGTTCAGGGGCTATATATGTGGGGGGGCGTAGGTCGAGGTAAAACGTGGTTGATGGACATGTTCTACGACAGTTTACCGGGAGAACGCAAATTGCGTTTACACTTTCATCGCTTTATGAAGAAAGTGCAGGAAGACTTAATGGCGCTGCAAGGGCAGGAAAACCCGCTTGATATTATCGCTGATGAATTTAAAAAACAGACGGATGTTCTGTGTTTCGATGAATTTTTTGTTTCAGATATTACCGACGCGATGATTCTAGGAACCTTATTAGAAGGGCTCTTTGCACGGGGTATCACGTTAGTTGCAACATCTAACATCATCCCTGACAACCTTTATCGTAACGGTTTGCAACGCGCTCGCTTTTTACCTGCTATCGAACAGATAAAAAAATATTGTGACGTAATGAATGTGGATGCGGGGATTGACTATCGCTTGCGTACGCTGACTCAAGCCCATCTTTTTTTATCGCCAATTAATGAACAAAATCGCCATCATTTAGATGAAGTGTTTGTAAAACTGGCAGGTAAGGAAGGGATGCAAAATCCAGTATTGGAAGTGAATCATCGGAAAATGCAGGCAATTCGCTCCGCTGAAGGTGTTTTAGCGATTAGCTTCAAAGTATTGTGTGAAGAGCCTCGCAGCCAAAACGACTATATCTACCTCTCAAATTGTTATCATACGGTATTGCTCTATGATGTTCCTGTTTTGGGGCTGAAAGATGAAAATCCTGCCAGACGTTTTCTCGCGCTTATTGATGAATTCTATGAACGTAAGGTAAAATTGATGATCAATGCGCAGGTGCCGATGGATTCACTTTATCAAGGGCAACTTTTGGCGTTTGAATATCAGCGCTGTCTTTCTCGCTTGCAAGAAATGCAAAGTGAAGAATATTTGAAAATCCCGCATTTATCATAG
- the zapG gene encoding Z-ring associated protein ZapG, with the protein MTWEYALIGLVVGFIIGALVVRYGNPKLRQQKTAQAELDKKSTELEEYRKELVSHFARSAELLDKMARDYRQLYQHMAQSSSELMPDMQDNPFHYRLTESEADNDQAPVKMPPRDYSEGASGLFRPLEEKEK; encoded by the coding sequence ATGACTTGGGAGTATGCACTAATAGGATTAGTTGTTGGCTTTATCATCGGCGCATTGGTTGTGCGTTATGGCAATCCAAAACTTCGTCAACAAAAAACAGCCCAGGCTGAATTAGACAAAAAAAGCACTGAGCTGGAAGAGTATCGTAAAGAACTTGTTAGCCATTTTGCTCGCAGCGCAGAGTTATTGGATAAAATGGCACGCGACTATCGCCAACTGTATCAGCACATGGCGCAAAGCTCTTCCGAGTTAATGCCGGATATGCAAGATAACCCATTCCATTATCGTTTGACTGAATCTGAAGCTGATAATGACCAAGCACCGGTTAAAATGCCACCGAGAGATTACTCCGAAGGTGCTTCAGGGCTGTTCCGCCCTCTCGAAGAAAAAGAGAAGTAA
- a CDS encoding Do family serine endopeptidase, producing MKRKNFFLTAVAMSLGLTLSTIPAISSAALPASLPATAQSQNMPSLAPMLEKVLPAVVNIHVSGTRVQNQQIPEELKFFFGPNVPSQQQSVRPFEGLGSGVIIDATQGYVLTNNHVIDGADKIQIQLNDGREIDVKLIGKDPQTDIALLKISNAKDIKNLTAVSIADSDKLRVGDFAVAVGNPFGLGQTATSGIISALGRSGLNLEGLENFIQTDASINRGNSGGALVNLNGELIGINTAILAPGGGNIGIGFAIPSNMAKSLSEQLIKHGEVKRGILGIKGTEMNSDIAKAFNIDAQRGAFVSEVIPKSSAAKAGIKSGDVLVSVDGKRINSFAELRAKIGTSQLGKEITLGLIRSGKPMEVKVVLESDEGSATNAEKLSESLLGATISNAVVSNTKGVQVDNVAPKSPAAAVGLAKGDLIFGVNDTRVESIDQFRKIIDSKPPVLAMKVLRGGETLYLLMKN from the coding sequence ATGAAAAGAAAAAATTTCTTTCTGACAGCAGTCGCAATGAGTTTAGGTTTAACCCTGTCCACAATCCCTGCAATCAGTAGTGCCGCATTACCGGCCTCATTACCTGCGACCGCACAAAGCCAAAATATGCCAAGCTTAGCGCCAATGCTGGAAAAAGTTCTGCCTGCCGTCGTGAACATCCATGTTTCAGGCACCCGTGTACAAAATCAACAAATTCCAGAAGAACTGAAATTCTTCTTTGGACCAAATGTACCTTCACAACAACAAAGCGTGCGCCCATTTGAAGGTTTAGGTTCTGGTGTCATCATCGATGCGACACAAGGTTATGTTTTAACCAACAATCACGTTATTGATGGTGCTGATAAAATCCAAATTCAGCTCAATGATGGTCGTGAAATTGACGTTAAACTGATTGGTAAAGATCCACAAACTGACATTGCCCTGTTAAAAATCAGCAACGCAAAAGATATCAAAAACCTCACCGCAGTTTCTATTGCGGACTCTGACAAACTGCGTGTTGGTGATTTTGCCGTCGCCGTTGGTAACCCATTTGGTTTAGGGCAAACCGCCACATCTGGGATTATCTCTGCGTTAGGTCGTAGTGGATTAAATCTGGAAGGCTTAGAAAACTTTATCCAGACCGATGCCTCAATCAACCGGGGTAACTCTGGCGGCGCACTGGTTAACTTAAACGGTGAGCTGATTGGGATTAACACAGCAATTTTAGCGCCGGGTGGCGGAAATATTGGTATCGGCTTTGCTATCCCAAGCAATATGGCCAAAAGCCTGAGCGAGCAACTGATTAAACACGGTGAAGTTAAACGTGGAATTTTAGGTATTAAAGGTACAGAGATGAACTCTGATATCGCTAAAGCCTTTAATATCGATGCACAACGTGGTGCCTTCGTCAGTGAAGTCATTCCAAAATCATCAGCGGCAAAAGCAGGCATCAAATCGGGTGACGTTTTAGTGTCTGTTGATGGTAAACGTATTAATAGCTTTGCTGAATTAAGAGCAAAAATTGGTACCAGCCAGTTAGGCAAAGAAATCACCCTTGGTCTGATCCGTTCAGGCAAACCAATGGAAGTGAAAGTGGTGCTAGAAAGCGATGAAGGTTCTGCAACCAACGCAGAAAAACTGAGCGAATCCTTATTAGGCGCTACCATTTCCAATGCAGTTGTCAGCAATACCAAAGGGGTACAAGTTGACAATGTGGCACCTAAATCTCCGGCAGCTGCGGTTGGTTTAGCGAAAGGCGACCTGATCTTTGGCGTGAATGACACTCGCGTAGAAAGTATCGACCAATTCCGCAAAATCATCGACAGCAAACCACCAGTATTAGCGATGAAAGTGCTGCGTGGCGGTGAAACGCTCTACTTATTAATGAAAAACTAA
- the degS gene encoding outer membrane-stress sensor serine endopeptidase DegS, protein MVKKLLVSVLLGLVTALIIIVAVPSLRPQGLADLLYGKTNSEPVSYNKAVRRAAPAVVYVYSSSKGSFSQSGRELQSLGSGVILSENGYIVTNKHVVDNPDQILVALQDGAIFDALLVGSDPLTDLAVLKIDAENLPVIPINTKRITHVGDVVLAIGNPYNLGQTVTQGIISATGRVGLSSTRRQNFLQTDASINSGNSGGALINTEGELVGINTLSFSAGQGVSSEGLSFAIPTALATKIMEKLIRDGRVVRGYIGITARELPQIRTNTNNINQIQGLRIFQVSANGPAAKSGIEQGDIILSLDGKPAVSAAETMDYVAEIRPGTKIPVQILRDGNVQNINIVIEELPEGQAN, encoded by the coding sequence ATGGTCAAAAAGCTGCTTGTGTCTGTCCTGCTTGGATTGGTCACAGCCTTAATCATTATTGTGGCTGTCCCCTCATTGCGCCCACAGGGACTGGCTGATTTACTGTATGGAAAAACCAATAGCGAGCCCGTGAGCTATAACAAAGCCGTACGCCGTGCTGCACCTGCGGTGGTGTATGTCTATAGCAGTTCTAAGGGGAGTTTTTCCCAATCTGGTCGGGAATTACAATCTCTTGGATCTGGGGTGATATTAAGCGAAAATGGCTACATAGTGACCAACAAACATGTCGTGGATAACCCTGACCAAATCCTTGTCGCTCTACAAGATGGTGCAATTTTCGATGCGCTTTTAGTCGGCTCAGACCCCCTCACCGACCTCGCCGTCTTAAAAATCGACGCTGAAAATCTCCCCGTTATTCCAATTAATACTAAGCGCATCACCCATGTTGGGGATGTGGTTTTAGCCATTGGGAACCCTTATAACCTTGGCCAAACAGTCACCCAAGGGATTATTAGCGCGACAGGACGCGTAGGGTTAAGCTCCACACGTCGCCAAAATTTCCTACAAACCGATGCCTCGATTAACTCTGGTAACTCCGGTGGCGCCCTCATCAACACTGAAGGCGAATTGGTTGGTATAAACACCCTTTCATTCAGTGCAGGGCAAGGAGTCAGTTCCGAAGGATTGAGTTTTGCTATCCCAACCGCTCTCGCAACCAAAATTATGGAAAAATTGATCCGTGATGGTCGTGTCGTTCGAGGTTATATCGGCATTACAGCGCGTGAATTACCGCAAATTCGCACAAATACAAATAATATCAATCAAATTCAAGGTCTAAGGATTTTCCAAGTCTCAGCCAACGGACCCGCTGCAAAATCAGGCATTGAGCAAGGGGATATTATTTTATCCTTAGATGGAAAACCTGCTGTTTCTGCCGCAGAAACGATGGATTATGTCGCCGAAATTCGCCCCGGTACAAAAATCCCCGTTCAAATTTTACGTGATGGTAATGTGCAAAACATCAATATCGTGATTGAAGAACTTCCTGAAGGGCAAGCGAACTAA
- the murA gene encoding UDP-N-acetylglucosamine 1-carboxyvinyltransferase → MDKFLVKGPTRLEGEVSISGAKNAALPILFAALLAEEPVELQNVPKLKDIDTTIKLLSQLGVKIERNGSIFVDASNVTEYCAPYDLVKTMRASIWALAPLVARFGHGEVSLPGGCAIGARPVDLHISGLEKLGANIVLEDGYVKATVNGRLKGADIVMDKVSVGATISIMTAAALAEGTTSIENAAREPEIEDTANFLNALGAKITGAGTDRIVIEGVARLGGGVYRVLPDRIETGTFLIAAAVSRGKVVCRNACPDTLDAVLAKLREAGADVQTGEDWISLDMHGKRPKAVTLRTAPHPGFPTDMQAQFSLLNLVAEGTGVITETIFENRFMHIPELIRMGAHADIESNTVVCHGVEKLTGAQVMATDLRASASLVIAGCIAGGTTTVDRIYHIDRGYENIEAKLNALGANIQRVKSED, encoded by the coding sequence ATGGATAAATTTTTAGTTAAAGGGCCAACCCGCTTAGAGGGTGAGGTCTCTATTTCAGGCGCTAAAAACGCTGCACTGCCAATCCTGTTCGCTGCTTTGCTGGCTGAAGAGCCAGTTGAATTACAGAATGTCCCTAAGCTGAAAGACATCGATACCACAATTAAGTTACTGAGCCAACTTGGCGTCAAAATCGAGCGTAATGGTTCGATTTTTGTTGATGCTAGCAATGTGACTGAATATTGTGCGCCTTATGATCTGGTGAAAACCATGCGTGCCTCTATTTGGGCATTAGCGCCTCTGGTGGCGCGCTTTGGTCACGGTGAAGTTTCTCTACCAGGCGGTTGTGCCATTGGTGCTCGCCCAGTGGATTTACATATCAGCGGTTTAGAGAAGTTAGGTGCCAATATTGTCCTTGAAGATGGTTATGTTAAGGCAACGGTGAATGGTCGTCTAAAAGGTGCTGACATCGTGATGGATAAAGTGAGCGTGGGTGCCACTATCAGCATCATGACAGCCGCAGCGCTTGCTGAAGGAACAACGTCTATTGAGAACGCCGCTCGTGAACCTGAAATTGAAGATACCGCTAATTTCTTAAATGCATTAGGTGCGAAAATCACCGGTGCAGGAACTGACCGTATTGTCATTGAAGGTGTAGCTCGTTTAGGTGGCGGTGTGTATCGCGTTCTGCCAGACCGTATTGAAACAGGCACATTCTTAATCGCTGCTGCGGTTTCTCGCGGTAAAGTGGTTTGCCGTAATGCATGTCCAGACACTCTGGATGCGGTGCTGGCAAAATTACGCGAAGCTGGGGCTGATGTTCAAACAGGCGAAGATTGGATTAGCCTAGATATGCACGGTAAGCGTCCAAAGGCGGTTACGTTGCGTACAGCTCCACATCCAGGTTTCCCTACTGATATGCAAGCGCAATTTAGCCTATTAAACTTGGTAGCTGAAGGTACCGGTGTTATCACTGAAACTATTTTCGAAAACCGTTTTATGCATATTCCTGAGTTAATTCGTATGGGTGCGCACGCGGATATCGAAAGTAATACTGTTGTGTGTCATGGTGTTGAGAAACTCACTGGTGCGCAAGTGATGGCAACAGATTTACGTGCTTCAGCAAGCTTAGTAATCGCTGGTTGTATCGCGGGTGGAACAACGACAGTTGACCGTATTTATCATATCGATCGTGGATATGAAAATATTGAAGCGAAATTAAATGCGTTAGGCGCTAATATTCAACGCGTTAAATCTGAAGACTAA
- the ibaG gene encoding BolA family iron metabolism protein IbaG, producing MDTNEIKQVLMEKLSLDEVIVNGDGSHFQVIAVGSLFDGMSRVKQQQAVYAPLMEYIADNRIHALSIKTYTPAQWERDRKLSGL from the coding sequence ATGGATACCAACGAAATCAAACAAGTCTTAATGGAAAAGCTGTCACTGGATGAAGTGATAGTGAATGGCGATGGCAGTCATTTTCAAGTTATCGCTGTTGGCAGCCTTTTTGACGGCATGAGCCGTGTTAAGCAGCAGCAAGCAGTCTATGCGCCGTTAATGGAATATATTGCGGACAACCGAATTCATGCGCTTTCAATCAAAACCTATACCCCAGCGCAGTGGGAGAGAGATCGTAAGCTGAGTGGCCTATAA
- the mlaB gene encoding lipid asymmetry maintenance protein MlaB, with product MSSLLSWTKNNKTLAFSGILNRDSLVEFWDKRQALLTQVEQIDVSALTHVDSTGLAMLVRLKGEYQSQQRGFSIVGVSDNLNTLMELYGVKPLLMD from the coding sequence ATGAGTAGTCTGTTATCTTGGACGAAAAATAACAAAACATTGGCTTTTTCCGGTATTTTAAATCGCGATTCTCTGGTTGAATTTTGGGATAAGCGCCAAGCACTATTGACTCAAGTTGAGCAAATTGATGTTTCTGCTTTAACCCATGTGGATTCTACCGGATTGGCAATGCTAGTACGCTTAAAAGGTGAGTATCAATCCCAGCAGCGTGGTTTTAGCATTGTTGGTGTAAGCGATAATTTGAATACCTTGATGGAACTGTACGGGGTAAAACCCCTACTGATGGATTAA
- the mlaC gene encoding phospholipid-binding protein MlaC, translated as MFKRLIMIAMLVVAPFAMAIDQTNPYKLMEEAAAKTFDRLKAQQPQIKQNPDYLRTIVREELLPYVQIKYAGALVLGTYYKNATPAQRDAYFKAFESYLEQVYGQALAMYHGQTYTIAPEQPIGDKNIVAIRVTINDTNGRPPVRLDFQWRKNSKTGYWQAYDMIAEGVSMITTKQNEWGDILRKQGIDGLTAQLQRSAQVPITLEESH; from the coding sequence ATGTTTAAACGTTTAATAATGATAGCTATGTTAGTGGTTGCACCATTTGCGATGGCGATTGACCAAACTAACCCGTATAAGCTTATGGAAGAAGCCGCAGCGAAAACCTTCGATCGCTTAAAAGCACAGCAGCCTCAAATCAAACAAAACCCAGATTACTTACGTACTATCGTGCGTGAAGAGTTACTGCCATATGTGCAAATTAAATATGCGGGCGCGTTGGTATTAGGGACTTATTATAAAAATGCTACCCCAGCGCAGCGTGATGCGTATTTTAAAGCATTTGAGTCTTATCTTGAGCAAGTTTACGGTCAAGCGCTGGCAATGTATCACGGTCAAACGTACACCATCGCCCCTGAACAGCCGATTGGCGACAAAAACATTGTCGCTATCCGTGTGACCATCAATGACACTAATGGTCGCCCTCCAGTACGTTTGGATTTCCAATGGCGTAAAAACAGTAAAACAGGTTACTGGCAGGCGTATGACATGATTGCAGAAGGCGTGAGTATGATCACCACCAAGCAAAATGAGTGGGGTGATATTCTGCGTAAACAAGGTATTGATGGATTGACAGCTCAATTACAACGTAGTGCTCAGGTGCCGATTACGTTAGAAGAGAGCCATTAA
- the mlaD gene encoding outer membrane lipid asymmetry maintenance protein MlaD, whose translation MQSKKSEIWVGCFMLLAIAAIVFLCLKVADLQSIGSQSTYRVSASFENVGGLKVGSPIKVGGVVVGRVANISLDKKNYIPDVQIDLLSEYDNIPDSSSLSIRTSGLLGEQYIAMNIGPYDEDMGIAMLKDGSRLEDTKPAMVLEDLIGQFLYKSGDSQGAAPAQHVAAPLEPVAH comes from the coding sequence ATGCAAAGTAAAAAAAGTGAAATATGGGTGGGTTGTTTTATGTTGCTGGCGATCGCCGCAATTGTGTTTCTCTGCTTAAAAGTGGCGGATTTACAATCAATTGGTAGTCAGTCAACTTACCGAGTTTCCGCCTCTTTTGAAAACGTGGGTGGCTTAAAAGTTGGCTCTCCAATCAAAGTTGGTGGCGTTGTTGTGGGACGGGTCGCGAATATTTCTTTAGATAAAAAGAACTATATTCCTGATGTTCAAATCGATTTACTCAGTGAATACGACAACATTCCTGATTCTAGTTCACTATCAATTCGTACCTCAGGCCTACTTGGTGAACAGTATATAGCGATGAATATCGGTCCTTATGATGAAGATATGGGGATTGCGATGTTAAAAGATGGCAGTCGCTTAGAAGATACCAAACCCGCTATGGTGCTGGAAGATTTAATTGGTCAATTCTTGTATAAGAGTGGTGATAGCCAAGGGGCTGCGCCTGCACAACATGTTGCAGCTCCATTAGAGCCTGTTGCTCACTAA
- the mlaE gene encoding lipid asymmetry maintenance ABC transporter permease subunit MlaE, with protein sequence MIIKAIAAFGRRWIETFAAFGRAGYLLFGALFGKPEFGKQWPLLVKQLYSVGVQSLLIVAVSGLFIGMVLGLQGYLVLTTFSAEASLGMMVALSLLRELGPVVTALLFAGRAGSALTAEIGLMKATEQISSLEMMAVDPLRRVIAPRFWAGFISMPLLSLIFVAVGIIGGAIVGVDWKGIDPGFFWSSMQSSVEWRLDLVNCFIKSLVFAITVTWIALFNGYDAIPTSEGISRATTKTVVHASLSVLGLDFVLTALMFGN encoded by the coding sequence ATGATAATTAAGGCGATTGCTGCCTTCGGACGTCGATGGATTGAAACATTTGCGGCTTTTGGTCGAGCAGGCTATCTATTATTTGGCGCACTATTTGGCAAACCTGAGTTTGGCAAGCAGTGGCCGTTGTTAGTTAAACAGCTTTATTCGGTAGGGGTTCAGTCTCTACTCATTGTAGCAGTGTCTGGCCTGTTTATCGGCATGGTGCTCGGCTTACAAGGTTATTTGGTACTGACGACGTTCAGTGCAGAAGCCAGCCTTGGCATGATGGTGGCGCTTTCATTATTACGCGAACTGGGGCCTGTGGTCACGGCGCTGTTGTTTGCGGGACGAGCGGGCTCGGCATTAACCGCAGAAATTGGTTTGATGAAAGCCACTGAGCAAATTTCGAGTTTAGAGATGATGGCGGTGGATCCTCTGCGCCGTGTTATCGCCCCAAGATTTTGGGCTGGGTTCATTAGCATGCCGCTGTTATCACTGATCTTTGTCGCCGTCGGTATTATTGGTGGGGCCATTGTCGGTGTGGATTGGAAAGGGATTGACCCGGGTTTCTTCTGGTCATCCATGCAGTCTTCTGTCGAGTGGCGACTGGATTTAGTGAACTGTTTTATCAAGAGTTTAGTCTTTGCAATCACGGTAACGTGGATTGCACTATTTAATGGTTATGATGCGATTCCAACCTCGGAAGGAATTAGCCGTGCAACGACTAAAACGGTTGTGCATGCATCATTATCGGTTCTAGGGTTAGATTTCGTACTGACAGCACTGATGTTTGGGAACTAA